One stretch of Myxococcales bacterium DNA includes these proteins:
- a CDS encoding DUF1697 domain-containing protein, whose amino-acid sequence MQTFIALLRAINVGGTGKLPMADLVRICETAGFSDVKTYIQSGNVVFKSDLEAGAIQALIEDALAKKVGKPVGVQIRRAADFDRLLAENPFKKAPPNQVIVMFFDEPPPKDALAEIRSPGGEELQLRGRELYIHYPNGQGRSKLKIPFAAAATGRNINTVAKLAAMARELSK is encoded by the coding sequence ATGCAAACATTCATCGCTTTGTTGCGGGCGATCAACGTCGGCGGCACCGGCAAATTGCCGATGGCCGACTTGGTGAGGATTTGCGAAACCGCCGGGTTCTCGGACGTAAAAACGTACATTCAAAGCGGCAATGTCGTGTTCAAAAGCGACTTGGAAGCGGGTGCGATCCAAGCGTTGATCGAAGACGCACTGGCGAAAAAGGTCGGCAAGCCGGTCGGCGTGCAGATTCGCCGCGCGGCGGATTTCGATCGACTGCTGGCCGAAAATCCATTTAAAAAGGCGCCGCCGAACCAGGTGATTGTCATGTTCTTCGACGAACCGCCGCCAAAAGACGCGTTGGCCGAGATCCGGTCGCCCGGCGGTGAGGAACTGCAACTCCGCGGCCGCGAACTTTATATCCACTATCCGAACGGGCAGGGCCGATCGAAGCTGAAAATACCGTTCGCCGCCGCCGCCACCGGACGGAAT